One region of Lytechinus pictus isolate F3 Inbred chromosome 8, Lp3.0, whole genome shotgun sequence genomic DNA includes:
- the LOC129266133 gene encoding uncharacterized protein LOC129266133: MAEPIVPHQKLSADHSSKELLPVVIKQELPDNDHPCSSTTEGSPGWSSQGCSGQILKQMLLAPPGLGQQGSAPGTTHSGLPGQSSRPHDSVASVDPGQTDPSSKETFFILSSGGIDDISQHLGKGVDTPVVGVMGSTENASTKVVSSGPALLPQREPRTQCEYGQLQSHHQESHNEGVMKIVPVVSRFGTSLLTNRTVGLPEPTLLFVTPDATMEGMKKNSDGGAVIGQSHVEPVKREGDDQNMETEADWPWYNSSQQEEGGGWLEDEEDKEEEEVEKKKVKKKRDKKGNNIAKLDSINDEDDESMEFTIGDLETDDEDDYEIDDYDDDDEEEIDDFDEDEEEEEENQIDDDDSYQDWELDEIETDDDDDEDRDLDVPPLPQGFWYKFSSGDGEDESAPHEKLIDGQSDQGRAIVGVTAEDKPIVASASKQKIVFGVTAEEKIPAEKTFGPLDGCLVAEDEGCLSPSSWELCIKGSALLYIDGGSDWLSHIRCTRSPSDQNIEALQLYGEIYFRTTKCIEPGSELRVFYSEEYSKRLGFNTKLKDLTFHTDLNAYSCPKCEIHYTNPKLMLRHIKLSHQTKQSSTDLRPLITLETRSKATNQKPLEKALLNEGKMYRVYRDQEMNLQVNPKNPNDRTSTRNRPPKGNHERNTDGGPNPKPAKEFLCKICSKTFPTEGRLRAHKAFHDLTDDCEETNTPESNHERNDEDHQKAVYQCELCNKIYRSQASLDTHKTIKHIKKGKYHSCNVCRVRFRYKKQLKDHKAEHYREKVRSQLQSLYRNRLIADPSHPQKDKANRVVEVDAGEGKRAGRSIGNKDGNRNSGRGQKTALQREKTKDNVIDSIKGEREDGKPSKTGKSKNAVDVFEEGSQRNNQVTGRAAELESDHARRTRPIMQERELSANEIVDSVMRNAHERKVDHLKRRREEGRAEIPRKGGDDVVVVSDDSGDQETLHMTKHGKELDKNHVRTQQRALQRNNAMKGIGESVGGSKKQCTRDLSRAVDKSTSQEDRVGAANNDMLGKRPDYFENSEMKYKCRHCSSMYSSFSMMRVHEKEMHGGECRYKCQHCPKQFMERSRYESHLQKHNTDKIFKCTECPRSFASESALRNHQGEHTGLKPFKCPLCGKGFARHEFVNAHIRRLHQVVELKHPCKQCNKRFATSWDLKKHERRHAGYRPFKCEICGNAFTAKHSLQCHMQAVHEKLKPYRCDICGKCSSLSHHHNAHLLQHKKKGEYKPEDVLDRESVHHTTKDT; encoded by the exons ATGGCTGAGCCAATAGTGCCTCACCAGAAACTGTCTGCTGATCATTCATCCAAAGAACTACTACCTGTTGTCATCAAGCAAGAATTGCCTGACAATGATCACCCTTGCTCCAGCACGACTGAGGGATCACCAGGTTGGTCTAGCCAGGGTTGCTCAGGCCAGATACTCAAACAAATGCTACTTGCCCCTCCTGGGTTAGGACAGCAAGGGTCAGCTCCAGGTACTACCCATAGTGGTCTTCCAGGACAATCTTCAAGACCGCACGACTCTGTAGCATCGGTAGACCCAGGTCAAACTGATCCCAGTAGCAAAGAaacttttttcattctttcgtcAGGTGGTATTGATGATATTAGTCAACATCTTGGGAAAGGAGTTGATACCCCTGTAGTTGGAGTCATGGGCTCAACCGAAAATGCATCAACAAAAGTAGTGTCCAGTGGACCAGCTCTGCTTCCTCAGAGGGAGCCCAGGACACAGTGCGAGTATGGACAATTGCAGTCCCATCATCAAGAATCACATAATGAGGGTGTGATGAAAATTGTCCCAGTAGTCAGCCGTTTTGGAACTTCCCTGCTTACAAATAGGACAGTTGGCCTGCCGGAGCCCACGCTGCTGTTTGTTACTCCGGACGCCACGATGGAAGGAATGAAGAAGAATAGTGATGGAGGAGCTGTGATTGGTCAGAGTCATGTTGAACCTGTCAAGAGAGAAGGAGATGATCAAAACATG GAAACTGAAGCTGACTGGCCTTGGTACAATTCATCGCAgcaagaagaaggaggaggatggCTGGAGGATGAAGAGGacaaggaggaggaggaggtggaaaagaagaaggtgaagaagaagagggataaaaagggaaataacaTTGCCAAACTTGACAGtattaatgatgaagatgacgaaAGCATGGAGTTTACGATAGGGGATTTAGAAacggatgatgaagatgattatgagatagatgattatgatgatgatgatgaggaggaaatCGATGActttgatgaagatgaagaagaggaagaagagaaccaaatcgatgatgatgatagctaCCAAGATTGGGAACTGGATGAGATAGagacggatgatgatgatgatgaagacagAGACCTGGATGTTCCTCCATTGCCTCAAGGCTTCTGGTATAAGTTCTCCTCCGGCGATGGTGAAGACGAATCAGCACCCCATGAGAAATTGATCGATGGCCAGTCGGATCAGGGTAGAGCTATCGTTGGAGTGACGGCCGAAGACAAGCCGATTGTGGCGTCAGCTTCGAAGCAGAAGATCGTCTTCGGAGTGACCGCAGAGGAGAAGATCCCAGCGGAGAAGACCTTTGGACCCCTGGATGGTTGTCTGGTAGCAGAGGATGAGGGATGTTTATCACCGTCATCTTGGGAG CTCTGCATCAAAGGAAGTGCTCTGCTTTACATTGATGGGGGCTCCGACTGGCTGTCTCACATCCGATGCACACGAAGCCCCTCTGATCAGAACATCGAAGCTCTACAACTCTATGGAGAGATCTACTTCAGAACCACAAAGTGCATTGAACCTGGAAGTGAGCTGAGGGTGTTCTACAGCGAGGAGTATTCAAAACGTTTGGGGTTCAACACTAAACTCAAAGATCTCACATTTCACACAG ATTTGAATGCATATTCCTGCCCCAAGTGTGAGATTCACTACACCAATCCCAAACTGATGCTCCGGCACATCAAATTATCTCACCAAACCAAGCAATCATCGACCGACCTTCGACCCCTCATTACCTTGGAGACCAGAAGTAAAGCGACCAATCAGAAGCCTTTGGAGAAAGCTCTGTTGAATGAAGGAAAGATGTACCGTGTATATAGAGATCAGGAGATGAATTTACAGGTGAACCCAAAGAATCCGAATGATAGAACATCTACCAGGAATCGACCTCCTAAGGGAAACCATGAAAGGAACACAGATGGGGGGCCTAACCCCAAACCAGCGAAAGAGTTCCTTTGCAAAATTTGTTCTAAGACATTTCCCACGGAAGGCAGGCTTAGAGCTCACAAGGCGTTTCATGATCTTACGGATGACTGCGAGGAAACGAATACCCCTGAGAGTAACCACGAAAGGAATGATGAGGATCATCAAAAAGCTGTGTACCAGTGCGAGCTTTGTAATAAGATATACCGATCACAGGCCTCACTGGATACCCACAAGACAATTAAGCACATCAAGAAAGGCAAGTACCACTCCTGCAATGTGTGCAGGGTGAGGTTCAGGTACAAAAAACAGCTGAAAGATCACAAAGCCGAGCATTATAGAGAAAAAGTAAGAAGTCAATTGCAGTCTTTGTATCGAAATCGTTTGATTGCGGATCCTAGTCACCCTCAGAAGGACAAAGCGAATAGAGTCGTAGAGGTCGATGCGGGTGAAGGTAAAAGAGCAGGGCGGTCAATAGGAAATAAGGATGGTAATAGAAACTCTGGTAGAGGTCAAAAGACGGCACTACAGAGAGAAAAGACAAAGGATAATGTCATTGACTCAATCAAGGGAGAAAGGGAGGACGGAAAGCCGAGTAAAACTGGTAAATCAAAGAATGCTGTCGATGTTTTTGAGGAAGGGAGTCAAAGGAACAATCAGGTGACAGGTCGTGCAGCAGAACTTGAGAGTGATCATGCGAGAAGAACTCGACCGATAATGCAAGAGAGAGAACTCTCAGCGAATGAGATTGTTGATTCCGTGATGAGGAATGCTCATGAACGTAAGGTTGACCATCTGAAAAGAAGAAGGGAAGAGGGACGGGCGGAAATACCGAGAAAGGGAGGAGATGATGTGGTTGTTGTCAGTGATGACAGTGGAGATCAAGAAACATTGCATATGACAAAACATGGAAAGGAACTTGATAAAAATCATGTTAGAACTCAACAGAGGGCGCTGCAGAGGAATAATGCGATGAAAGGTATAGGAGAGTCTGTGGGCGGAAGCAAGAAACAGTGTACAAGGGATTTGTCCAGAGCAGTAGACAAGAGTACTTCACAGGAAGATAGAGTGGGTGCTGCTAACAATGACATGCTCGGGAAGAGACCAGACTACTTTGAGAACTCGGAGATGAAATACAAATGCAGACATTGTTCGAGTATGTACTCCTCTTTTTCTATGATGCGTGTTCACGAGAAGGAGATGCACGGGGGCGAGTGTCGGTACAAGTGCCAGCATTGTCCAAAGCAGTTCATGGAGCGTTCCCGCTACGAGAGCCACCTGCAGAAACATAACACAGACAAAATCTTCAAGTGCACAGAGTGTCCCCGTTCCTTCGCGTCTGAAAGTGCGTTGAGGAATCACCAGGGGGAGCACACGGGCCTGAAGCCATTCAAATGCCCTCTCTGCGGGAAGGGCTTCGCGAGGCACGAGTTTGTGAACGCGCACATACGGAGACTCCACCAGGTCGTGGAACTCAAGCACCCGTGTAAGCAATGCAACAAGCGCTTTGCAACGAGCTGGGACTTGAAGAAGCACGAACGCCGACATGCCGGCTACCGCCCATTCAAGTGTGAGATCTGTGGGAATGCTTTCACCGCCAAGCATTCGCTACAGTGCCACATGCAAGCCGTCCATGAGAAGTTGAAACCCTACCGTTGTGATATATGTGGGAAGTGCTCTAGTCTCAGTCACCATCACAATGCTCATCTGCtacaacataagaaaaagggtgaatataaACCTGAAGATGTGTTGGATAGAGAATCTGTGCATCATACCACCAAAGACACTTGA
- the LOC129266132 gene encoding zinc finger protein 135-like produces MDYRYVDQQGSQRTASHEDQQSGLPHHQQHLQHLPHFSHQHSLQPPPHQHMHHVSQPVFVAAAPHSSREAYNSRRQSGQDLQSILEVAGLVPVRPPSHHPQHPHQTDQQRQPSDTRPMQLLSDGGQLPRDYSNVPPSLQQHQQPQEDYQRDFGSHLPQTSGINSRQDSGLVDLSDRPQQRNQESQENNNDSDLEPPSILREKQHPGPLPPASSPPKLPQGLVYCFSENDKKKVIGVKAEKTVENGTEFGVFLGALVDEASGCVEESSWELCLLGKILYYVDGKYKRNENWMLHVQCARNAKEQNIEAVQRYGYIHFQTTKMIEPGSELRVYYSDDYAKHAGFKIKLNDLSYKEETDNFQCKECQCFYKSAKRMMRHIKLAHDSEHTGEIRPLFTWEVKKKLTEIRQPSSTHPVRNADNRFICVTCGKDFPTRGRLAAHETFHDFAGGMYVCDQCGEACENAEILTKHILKHQGRPFRCEICSKIFTTKTSLHQHEREVHGWRCTKFSCQTCKQEYEDLAEFKKHQCNNSGKTVQKEDGIKNDKSTASTRATSEDGKGKVSDKQAEVSSAFPVDMLGKRFSYFDRPRPYKCRHCGMKFRQYNQRKYHEQEAHEGKGTYQCPQCSQRFATRCNLDTHLKKHNPIRPFQCQLCDRSFASANALSNHQGEHTGAKPYKCTVCDRGFRTQKLMGKHRTRMHGKREKRFACSFCDKRFMERSSWRNHERRHKGIRPHVCLVCGKGFSSKDSMVVHQRIHTGEMPFQCDKCGKSFRNNHNLTAHLLHHTAEGHPDNI; encoded by the exons ATGGACTATCGGTACGTGGACCAACAGGGGTCACAACGAACTGCCTCCCACGAAGACCAGCAGAGCGGTTTGCCGCATCATCAGCAACATTTACAACATCTGCCACATTTCAGTCACCAGCACTCCCTGCAACCGCCGCCACATCAACACATGCACCATGTATCACAACCTGTGTTTGTTGCTGCTGCTCCGCATAGTAGCAGGGAAGCTTACAACAGTCGGAGACAGAGTGGACAAGATCTGCAATCTATATTAGAAG TGGCTGGTCTTGTGCCGGTACGTCCGCCTTCCCACCACCCCCAGCATCCGCACCAGACCGACCAGCAACGTCAGCCGTCGGACACCAGACCTATGCAACTCCTCTCTGATGGGGGACAACTCCCGAGAGACTACAGCAACGTTCCGCCGTCCCTCCAGCAACACCAGCAGCCTCAAGAAGACTACCAGAGGGACTTTGGATCACACCTCCCCCAGACATCCGGCATCAACTCGCGCCAGGACTCCGGTCTGGTCGATCTCTCCGACCGACCTCAACAGAGGAACCAAGAATCTCAGGAGAATAACAACGATAGCGATCTTGAACCGCCTAGCATTCTGAGAGAGAAGCAACACCCGGGGCCGCTACCGCCGGCTTCATCACCACCTAAACTACCTCAAG gactTGTGTACTGTTTTTCTGAGAATGATAAGAAGAAGGTGATAGGAGTGAAGGCCGAGAAGACGGTTGAGAATGGAACAGAGTTTGGCGTATTCCTTGGAGCTCTGGTGGATGAAGCATCTGGATGTGTTGAGGAATCATCCTGGGaa TTATGTCTCCTTGGCAAGATTCTCTATTATGTGGATGGCAAGTATAAACGTAATGAGAACTGGatgttacatgtacaatgcGCTAGGAACGCAAAGGAACAGAACATAGAGGCCGTACAACGCTACGggtatattcattttcaaacaacCAAGATGATCGAACCTGGGTCTGAATTACGAGTCTACTACAGCGACGACTACGCCAAACACGCAGGCTTCAAGATCAAATTAAATGACCTCAGCTATAAGGAAG AGACGGATAACTTCCAATGCAAGGAATGTCAGTGTTTCTACAAATCTGCTAAGCGCATGATGCGACACATCAAACTAGCTCATGACTCTGAACACACGGGTGAAATACGACCGTTATTTACTTGGGAAGTTAAGAAGAAGCTCACCGAAATCAGACAACCATCCTCGACTCATCCGGTCAGAAACGCCGACAACCGATTTATATGCGTGACATGCGGCAAAGACTTTCCAACCAGAGGACGGCTGGCGGCCCACGAGACTTTCCATGATTTCGCTGGTGGGATGTACGTCTGCGACCAGTGCGGGGAAGCGTGCGAAAATGCAGAGATACTGACAAAGCATATTTTAAAGCATCAAGGCCGACCATTTAGATGTGAGATATGTAGTAAGATATTCACCACAAAGACCAGCCTACATCAGCATGAACGAGAGGTGCACGGCTGGCGATGCACCAAGTTCTCTTGTCAGACTTGTAAACAGGAATATGAGGATTTAGCAGAATTCAAGAAACACCAGTGTAACAATTCTGGCAAAACAGTACAGAAAgaagatggaataaaaaatgataaatcaaCAGCTTCCACGAGAGCTACAAGTGAAGATGGAAAGGGTAAGGTTTCCGACAAGCAAGCGGAAGTCTCGTCGGCGTTTCCCGTTGATATGCTTGGAAAGCGGTTCTCGTACTTTGACCGCCCGCGGCCGTACAAGTGCCGTCACTGCGGCATGAAGTTCCGACAGTACAACCAGCGGAAATACCACGAGCAGGAAGCGCATGAAGGTAAGGGTACCTACCAGTGTCCACAGTGCTCACAGAGATTTGCTACCAGATGTAACCTTGATACCCATCTTAAGAAACATAATCCCATCAGACCGTTCCAGTGTCAGCTTTGCGACCGATCCTTCGCGTCAGCGAATGCTCTATCCAACCATCAAGGGGAACATACGGGGGCAAAACCTTACAAGTGTACAGTGTGCGATCGAGGATTCAGAACGCAGAAACTCATGGGAAAGCATCGGACGCGTATGCACGGCAAACGCGAAAAGCGCTTCGCCTGCTCCTTCTGCGACAAGCGCTTCATGGAGCGATCGAGCTGGCGGAACCATGAGAGGCGTCATAAAGGTATCCGACCCCACGTGTGTTTGGTGTGCGGGAAGGGATTCTCCAGCAAGGACTCTATGGTGGTGCATCAACGTATTCATACGGGAGAAATGCCATTTCAATGCGATAAATGTGGAAAATCATTTAGGAACAACCACAATCTTACAGCTCATCTTCTACATCACACTGCAGAAGGTCACCCAGATAACATCTAG
- the LOC129282713 gene encoding uncharacterized protein LOC129282713, with the protein MTTPNVSSTPESNLSPVSPSIAPVSIKLPPFWANDPEIWFVQVEAQFHTKGITAEITKFNYVVASLQQEVAMEVRDIITAIPGDNPYQKLKAALVKRTTVSEQTRLNRLLSGEELGDKSPSQLLRRMQQLMGTSTMEDSIFRQLFLQRLPTNVQVILAASSDGVSLVDLAALADKIVEVAGPTISNIQSKLAPSQPPPLPTHETKVDRLSAQVDQLTMQVQALTCSMLDNRERGRSRQRKSKDSIKRPQSVSRSPHRSEQHAGAQCWYHWKYGSSAQKCISPCSFSARQAQGNDPAKE; encoded by the coding sequence ATGACTACTCCTAATGTTTCCTCTACTCCTGAATCTAATCTTTCTCCAGTATCACCCTCTATTGCTCCGGTGAGCATTAAGCTCCCACCATTCTGGGCAAATGACCCAGAAATTTGGTTCGTTCAGGTGGAGGCCCAATTTCACACGAAGGGTATTACCGCCGAAATCACTAAATTCAATTATGTAGTTGCCTCACTACAACAAGAGGTAGCTATGGAGGTGAGGGATATCATTACTGCTATCCCGGGTGACAACCCCTATCAAAAATTAAAAGCTGCACTGGTCAAGCGAACGACCGTCTCCGAGCAGACGCGCCTCAATCGGCTGCTGTCAGGAGAGGAGCTCGGAGACAAGTCGCCGTCGCAACTCCTCCGGCGGATGCAGCAATTGATGGGGACGAGCACAATGGAGGATTCAATTTTTCGGCAATTATTTTTGCAACGCTTGCCCACCAACGTGCAGGTCATCCTAGCCGCATCAAGCGATGGGGTGAGTTTGGTGGACTTAGCGGCGCTTGCGGACAAAATTGTTGAAGTTGCCGGCCCAACTATATCCAACATTCAATCTAAGTTGGCGCCATCACAACCCCCTCCACTCCCCACGCACGAAACTAAAGTCGACCGGCTCTCTGCACAGGTGGACCAGCTCACAATGCAAGTTCAAGCATTAACCTGCTCCATGCTGGATAACCGCGAGAGAGGTCGCAGTCGACAGCGCAAGTCCAAAGACTCGATTAAGCGCCCACAATCAGTTTCGCGCAGCCCGCATCGCAGTGAACAGCATGCAGGTGCCCAGTGCTGGTATCACTGGAAATATGGGAGCAGTGCTCAAAAGTGCATTAGTCCTTGCTCTTTCTCAGCAAGACAGGCCCAGGGAAACGACCCCGCCAAGGAATAG